A genomic region of Alicyclobacillus sp. SO9 contains the following coding sequences:
- a CDS encoding pyruvate, water dikinase regulatory protein: MTDETPIVYVVSDSVGETAEFVVRAAASQFDGGHCDLRRVSHVQDKGVIDEVVQSAVDDNAMIAFTIVLPSLREYLMTEAQTAGLQTVDIMGPMLDAFESVVGEPPIRQAGLVHQLDEDYFRRVDAVEFAVKYDDGRDARGLERADIILVGVSRTSKTPLSMYLAHRGIRVANVPLVPEVTPPEELFHLGNPGKIIGLTIRADKLNAIRQERLKSLGLTASANYATLERILMELDYSESIMKKLKCHTIDVSDKAVEETAGLIYEYIKRKGQGA, translated from the coding sequence ATGACAGACGAAACCCCAATAGTTTATGTTGTATCCGACTCAGTAGGAGAAACTGCAGAATTTGTCGTGCGTGCGGCCGCTAGTCAGTTTGACGGTGGACACTGTGATTTGCGGCGGGTCTCCCATGTGCAGGACAAAGGTGTCATTGATGAAGTCGTTCAATCTGCAGTCGATGATAATGCGATGATTGCCTTTACCATTGTGCTGCCGAGTCTGCGTGAATACTTGATGACGGAAGCACAAACAGCTGGTCTTCAAACCGTTGACATCATGGGCCCGATGCTTGATGCATTTGAAAGTGTTGTCGGTGAACCCCCTATCCGTCAGGCCGGGTTGGTTCATCAATTGGACGAAGACTACTTCCGTCGGGTAGACGCCGTTGAGTTCGCCGTCAAATACGACGACGGACGAGATGCCAGGGGACTGGAAAGAGCGGACATTATTTTAGTGGGTGTCTCAAGAACCTCCAAGACGCCTCTGAGTATGTATCTGGCGCACCGCGGCATACGCGTTGCCAATGTCCCGTTGGTTCCTGAAGTCACACCTCCTGAAGAACTCTTCCATTTAGGTAATCCCGGAAAAATTATTGGTCTGACCATTCGCGCAGATAAGTTGAACGCGATTCGGCAAGAACGGCTGAAATCCCTGGGTCTGACCGCGTCAGCCAATTACGCCACACTGGAACGGATTTTGATGGAACTCGATTATTCGGAATCCATCATGAAAAAATTAAAGTGCCATACCATTGATGTCAGTGATAAGGCTGTGGAAGAAACAGCAGGTCTCATCTATGAATACATTAAGCGGAAGGGGCAAGGTGCCTGA
- a CDS encoding helix-turn-helix transcriptional regulator: protein MELTKRQQTILEIVKSNGPITGEQIAEKLSLTRATLRADLSILTMAGFIDARPRVGYYYSGKRNADLFGDSLRRMKVKDYKSIPAVISETESVYNAIVMMFMEDVGTLFAARDKVLVGVISRKDLLKVAVGGGDIHEIPVNMAMTRVPHVITVGPEDTLIEAANRMNRHEVDALPVVRGESSDEQEIVGRVSKTTITRAFAELGDYREV, encoded by the coding sequence ATCGAACTAACAAAGCGGCAACAGACGATTCTGGAAATCGTCAAGAGTAACGGTCCTATCACAGGTGAACAAATCGCAGAAAAGCTTTCGTTGACCCGTGCCACACTGCGTGCAGACTTATCAATTCTTACAATGGCAGGCTTTATTGACGCAAGACCCCGCGTGGGTTATTACTACAGCGGCAAAAGAAATGCAGACTTGTTTGGAGATTCGTTGCGTCGAATGAAGGTCAAAGACTACAAATCCATACCAGCTGTCATTTCCGAGACCGAATCTGTCTATAACGCCATTGTCATGATGTTTATGGAGGATGTCGGGACATTGTTCGCAGCCAGAGACAAGGTGCTCGTCGGTGTGATTTCCAGAAAAGACCTGCTTAAAGTTGCTGTGGGCGGCGGGGATATTCACGAAATACCGGTGAATATGGCCATGACGCGTGTACCCCATGTCATTACGGTAGGTCCGGAAGACACGTTGATTGAGGCGGCCAATCGGATGAATCGGCACGAAGTGGATGCTTTGCCGGTTGTCCGAGGAGAAAGCTCTGACGAACAAGAGATTGTGGGGCGTGTCTCGAAAACCACTATCACGCGGGCATTTGCAGAACTCGGCGACTATCGAGAAGTATGA
- a CDS encoding YqzL family protein — protein MREFSWRYFTLTGNIEAYLLYRRQAEVQPHAVHNEEEDTEVVQALIDSTQI, from the coding sequence GTGCGCGAGTTTTCATGGCGTTACTTCACATTAACCGGTAATATCGAAGCGTATTTACTGTATCGCAGACAAGCCGAAGTGCAACCGCACGCTGTTCACAATGAAGAGGAGGATACAGAGGTAGTACAGGCGTTGATTGATTCGACGCAGATATGA
- the recO gene encoding DNA repair protein RecO, which translates to MLYNTDAIVVRNLTYGETHAIVNLLTPTGLVAAMARGAKKPQSRLAASIQLCAQGKYSIYQNTGMGTLQQAEVTNSRRGLREHLFLAAYASYFCELVLAVAADRPDGSEGLYRTFETVLDRLTNLPDEALTTRILWEVKVLMQVGASPQWTKCIHCGHEDNTLVAYSPSEGGLLCESCFATKSEHSIVTPAKLPNVLENLRKVPAQRIGSIRLSEEVTKAAALVLRMQLQEYGGIHLKSQKFLDDLESDNLLEEFLSTEKTPVSSDRVSKASKVSKRGVQEKCDDKN; encoded by the coding sequence ATGCTCTACAACACAGATGCGATTGTAGTTCGGAATCTCACTTATGGAGAAACTCACGCCATTGTGAACCTATTGACACCGACTGGTTTGGTCGCTGCGATGGCCCGAGGTGCAAAGAAGCCGCAAAGCCGTTTGGCTGCCTCTATTCAGCTTTGCGCACAAGGTAAGTATTCCATATATCAAAATACAGGTATGGGCACTTTACAACAAGCGGAAGTCACCAACTCGCGCAGAGGTCTGCGCGAGCACCTTTTTTTGGCTGCGTACGCTTCCTATTTTTGTGAGCTGGTGCTGGCGGTTGCCGCTGACAGGCCGGATGGCAGTGAAGGTCTGTACCGCACTTTTGAAACAGTTTTGGACAGGCTCACGAACCTACCTGACGAAGCCCTCACCACGCGTATCTTGTGGGAAGTAAAAGTTCTTATGCAGGTCGGAGCAAGTCCGCAATGGACGAAATGTATCCATTGCGGCCATGAGGATAACACACTAGTGGCATACAGTCCCAGCGAGGGTGGATTGCTCTGTGAGTCTTGTTTTGCAACCAAGTCTGAACATAGTATTGTTACCCCGGCTAAATTGCCCAATGTCTTAGAAAACCTCCGCAAGGTTCCCGCACAGAGAATTGGCTCTATCCGTCTATCCGAAGAAGTGACGAAAGCCGCAGCATTGGTGCTTCGGATGCAGTTGCAGGAGTACGGCGGAATTCATCTGAAGTCGCAAAAATTCCTCGATGACTTAGAATCAGACAACTTACTTGAAGAATTTTTATCTACCGAAAAAACTCCTGTCAGTTCGGACAGGGTGTCAAAGGCGTCCAAGGTATCAAAGCGTGGCGTACAGGAAAAATGTGACGACAAAAATTGA